In one window of Heptranchias perlo isolate sHepPer1 chromosome 4, sHepPer1.hap1, whole genome shotgun sequence DNA:
- the LOC137320680 gene encoding UDP-glucuronosyltransferase 3A1-like isoform X2: protein MLLQIGNPRIKGLNYTARNNSYRMTSWSASEEYLSSYNEWFLEMQKLFLQGRDDLNIFLDFMGHLALQCEWIMGDTDLMNSLKSEEFDIAVIDAFNPCSFLVAEKLSLRFVAVHVGNFWNGHQFGLPTPLSYVPMHRSLLTDRMEFWGRLKNSMMFLSSFVVERMIQARFEKAIKTCFPAGSEPNLSELYLKAELSIYNSDFTLEFPRPLLPNVVCVGGLLSKPARPVSQELEDFILTAGENGFVVVTLGSMLCSVNLPTVLKEMNTAFSQLPQVVIWRHVRGHWPSDVHLAPNIKLVDWLPQNDLLGHPKARLLVTHGGFNSLMEAVYHRVPVIGIPLFGDQFDNMVRAEAKGLGLTIQVNQLQARDLSAAMAKVIGDKRYKASALALSRIHRSHPFPPQQYLVRWVEHILHLGGGDHLRPYGLQLPWYQQYLIDVILFLLAVLSMVMYIIIKILRSAMGCLRRAGKVKAA from the exons GGCTAAACTACACTGCGAGAAACAACAGTTACCGAATGACGTCATGGTCTGCGAGCGAGGAATACTTGTCCAGCTACAACGAATGGTTTCTGGAGATGCAGAAATTGTTCCTTCAGGGCAG AGACGATTTGAATATATTTCTGGATTTTATGGGCCATTTGGCACTTCAGTGTGAGTGGATAATGGGTGACACAGATCTCATGAACTCTTTAAAAAGCGAGGAGTTTGACATTGCAGTGATAGATGCGTTCAACCCTTGCTCGTTCCTGGTAGCGGAGAAGCTCAGTTTACGTTTTGTGGCTGTCCACGTGGGGAACTTTTGGAACGGGCACCAGTTTGGGCTGCCGACCCCactgtcctatgttcctatgcatcGCTCCCTGCTCACAGATCGCATGGAATTCTGGGGTAGGCTGAAGAATTCCATGATGTTCCTGAGCTCATTTGTGGTGGAAAGGATGATTCAAGCACGGTTTGAGAAAGCCATCAAGACTTGCTTCCCAGCTGGATCTGAGCCCAATCTCTCTGAGTTGTATCTAAAGGCAGAGTTGTCAATCTACAATTCAGATTTCACCTTGGAATTTCCAAGGCCACTGCTCCCTAATGTAGTATGTGTTGGAGGATTACTTTCTAAACCAGCAAGGCCGGTCTCCCAG GAATTGGAAGATTTCATATTGACTGCTGGAGAGAATGGCTTTGTGGTGGTGACTCTTGGTTCCATGCTGTGCTCCGTCAATCTCCCCACGGTGCTAAAGGAAATGAACACCGCCTTCTCACAGCTCCCACAGGTGGTAATCTGGCGGCATGTGCGCGGGCACTGGCCAAGTGATGTCCATCTTGCACCCAACATCAAGCTGGTGGATTGGCTCCCTCAGAATGACCTGCTCG GACACCCAAAGGCTCGTCTCTTGGTGACTCATGGTGGATTTAACAGCCTGATGGAAGCGGTGTACCACAGAGTGCCAGTAATTGGAATTCCACTATTTGGAGATCAGTTCGATAACATGGTGAGAGCGGAGGCAAAGGGCCTAGGTCTGACCATCCAGGTCAACCAGCTGCAAGCCCGGGATCTCAGCGCTGCTATGGCAAAAGTTATAGGAGACAAACG GTACAAGGCTTCAGCGCTGGCTCTGAGTCGCATTCATCGCTCACACCCATTCCCCCCACAACAGTATCTGGTCCGGTGGGTGGAGCATATCTTGCATCTTGGAGGAGGGGATCATCTCCGACCATACGGTTTGCAGCTGCCCTGGTACCAGCAGTACCTCATCGACGTCATTTTGTTCCTGCTAGCAGTCCTTTCTATGGTGATGTACATCATAATCAAGATACTGAGGAGTGCAATGGGATGCCTGCGGAGGGCAGGGAAAGTTAAAGCGGCTTGA